One window from the genome of Magnolia sinica isolate HGM2019 chromosome 4, MsV1, whole genome shotgun sequence encodes:
- the LOC131244165 gene encoding uncharacterized protein LOC131244165: MVALLRCYANIFAWSHEDMPGIDHAIITHQMNIDPSSRPIRQKRRALGPERYAVIEEEIGKLLKANFIEEVYNPDWVANIILLPKMIKDIQRLNGRVGTLKRFVFRATDKCLPFFKQLKGRQIVDWTKECEATFQQLKQYLGSPPLLSKPELGETLLLYLAVSNAAVSSVLIREHEGKQFPVYHVSKALVPAETRYPSLKKLALALVISSRRLWPYF; the protein is encoded by the exons ATGGTAGCCCTCCTCCGATGCTATGCCAACATTTTCGCATGGTCCCATGAGGACATGCCTGGAATTGATCACGCCATCATCACACATCAAATGAATATCGATCCATCCTCCCGACCAATTCGACAGAAGCGACGTGCTCTCGGCCCTGAGAGATATGCCGTGATTGAAGAAGAGATTGGCAAACTCCTCAAAGCCAATTTTATTGAAGAAGTCTACAACCCAGACTGGGTGGCCAACATCATACTG TTACCAAAGATGATCAAAGATATACAGAGGCTCAATGGAAGAGTAGGAACCCTCAAGCGCTTCGTGTTTCGAGCTACGgacaaatgtctccctttcttcaagcAATTGAAGGGGAGACAGATAGTAGATTGGACCAAAGAATGCGAGGCAACCTTCCAGCAGCTCAAACAATACCTAGGATCACCGCCCTTGCTATCTAAACCCGAGCTAGGTGAAACTCTGTTGCTATACTTGGCCGTATCCAATGCAGCAGTGAGCTCGGTGTTGATTAGAGAGCATGAGGGTAAACAGTTCCCAGTGTATCACGTCAGCAAAGCTCTGGTACCTGCAGAGACGAGATATCCCTCGTTGAAAAAGTTGGCTTTAGCTTTGGTGATCTCTTCTCGACGCCTGTGGCCATATTTCTAA